One window of the Populus nigra chromosome 4, ddPopNigr1.1, whole genome shotgun sequence genome contains the following:
- the LOC133692151 gene encoding probable inactive histone-lysine N-methyltransferase SUVR2 isoform X5 has protein sequence MAPNPRVVNAFRAMRAIGITEKQVKPVLKKMLKLYDKNWELIEEENYRALADAIFEEEEAKVPEEKDEAAEGTLEEETLVSSEPELPLKRLRRGQEGQVSGSPSDIEAGLGGSPFKKSKVEGKGLAGETSEQQSSDMRISQPKPIAIWCPNRNTSSQTVSPRRLAVLEHSKQRSNEGKDPLLSEAAAQQKRPNLKGSSQAVHLKDPIVQQGIVLSPKQKMLLIKPKDEPFTDDVPFDNAPQPIAIIRPDCASKEQYFNQRVSSLKQHRQERPASQVLAGEGREENLPVPSSLTRDSCELATIPEEAQANLEIATSALGEERILNVTPALDLLKKSAGVGAIKQNDRIQAYFANRSVDACCFDGMAALQIPRPLQLSNGLEVMHSSEEVIVNGCSGSGKEKEFEDAEYGSLIVVPQHQLTADEFRFLNYHSDITKGEEMVEIPWSNEVNSEFPPVFNYIPRNLIFQNAYVNFSLSQIRAENCCSACIGNCLSSSTPCVCSSDSEHRFAYTLEGLVKEDFLEDCISLTRNPQRQFLFYCRDCPLERSKNDEMLEPCKGHLKRKYIKECWSKCGCHKQCGNRVVQRGIMCKLQVFFTPEGKGWGLRTLELLPKGTFVCEYVGEILTNKEFYERKMQRATSNKTEKHAYPAVLDADWCLKGVVNDEEALCLDATFYGNVARFINHRCLDANMIEIPVKIETPDHHYYHLAFFTTREVNASEELTWDYGIDFDDTDQPVELFHCRCGSKFCRNMKRSSSKLILNLYEDLIQQQDDWER, from the exons ATGGCTCCTAATCCGAGAGTGGTGAACGCGTTCAGGGCGATGAGAGCGATTGGAATAACAGAGAAGCAGGTTAAGCCTGTATTGAAGAAGATGCTGAAGCTCTATGACAAAAATTGGGAGCTTATAGAGGAGGAAAATTATAGAGCTCTTGCGGATGCTATCTTTGAAGAGGAGGAGGCTAAG GTTCCGGAAGAGAAGGATGAGGCTGCT GAGGGGACTTTGGAGGAAGAAACTTTGGTATCTAGTGAACCTGAGTTGCCATTAAAGCGGCTGCGAAGAGGGCAAGAGGGGCAAGTTTCCGGATCTCCTAGTGACATTGAGGCTGGATTGGGTGGAAGCCCTTTTAAGAAGAGTAAAGTTGAGGGGAAGGGACTGGCTGGTGAAACATCGGAGCAGCAGTCATCGGACATGAGAATTTCACAACCGAAGCCAATTGCAATTTGGTGTCCTAATAGAAACACAAGTTCACAAACTGTTTCTCCTCGTCGTTTGGCAGTGCTGGAACACTCTAAGCAGCGTTCCAATGAGGGAAAAGATCCTTTATTATCCGAGGCTGCTGCACAACAGAAAAGACCTAATTTAAAAGGATCGTCACAAGCAGTTCACCTTAAAGACCCCATAGTTCAGCAAGGCATTGTTCTTTCACCCAAACAAAAAATGCTTCTTATCAAGCCTAAAGATGAGCCATTTACTGATGACGTGCCTTTTGATAACGCACCACAACCTATCGCAATAATCCGACCAG ATTGTGCAAGTAAAGAACAATATTTTAATCAGAGAGTTTCTTCACTCAAACAGCATCGACAAGAACGTCCAGCATCCCAAGTTTTAGCTGGTGAAGGTAGGGAAGAGAACCTTCCAGTCCCATCAAGTCTGACAAGAGACAGCTGTGAACTTGCAACCATTCCAGAGGAAGCTCAGGCTAACTTAGAGATCGCCACCTCAGCATTGGGAGAG GAAAGGATATTGAATGTAACTCCAGCTCTTGATCTATTGAAGAAATCTGCTGGTGTTGGTGCCATTAAACAAAATGACCGTATACAAGCCTATTTTGCAAACAGATCAGTTGATGCCTGTTGCTTTGATGGGATGGCCGCTCTTCAAATTCCAAGACCACTACAACTTTCGaatggcttggaggtcatgcaTTCAAGTGAAGAGGTTATTGTGAATGGGTGTTCTGGAAGTGGCAAAGAAAAGGAATTTGAAGATGCTGAGTATGGTAGTTTGATTGTGGTTCCACAGCATCAATTAACTGCTGATGAGTTTAGGTTCCTTAATTACCATTCTGACATTACCAAGGGAGAAGAAATGGTTGAGATTCCATGGTCGAATGAAGTAAACAGCGAGTTTCCCCCAGTTTTTAACTACATACCccgaaatttgatttttcaaaatgcttATGTCAACTTCTCTCTCTCACAAATTAGGGCTGAAAATTGTTGCTCGGCTTGTATTGGTAATTGTTTGTCGTCATCTACGCCTTGTGTTTGCTCCAGCGACAGTGAGCATCGTTTTGCATATACTTTAGAAGGCCTTGTCAAAGAGGATTTCTTAGAAGATTGTATCTCTCTAACTCGGAATCCTCAaagacaatttcttttttactgtAGAGATTGCCCACTGGAAAGATCAAAAAATGATGAGATGTTGGAACCATGCAAGGGTCATTTGAAgaggaaatatattaaagaatgTTGGAGCAAATGTGGCTGCCACAAACAGTGTGGAAATAGAGTCGTGCAGCGAGGTATAATGTGCAAGTTGCAG GTTTTCTTTACTCCTGAAGGAAAGGGGTGGGGTCTCAGAACTCTAGAATTGCTACCAAAAGGTACATTTGTATGTGAGTATGTAGGGGAGATCCTAACCAACAAGGAGTTCTACGAGAGGAAGATGCAAAGGGCAACTAGCAACAAAACTGAAAAGCATGCCTATCCAGCTGTACTTGATGCAGATTGGTGCTTGAAAGGAGttgtaaatgatgaagaagctCTGTGCTTGGATGCGACATTTTATGGAAATGTTGCTAGGTTTATCAACCACAG aTGTCTTGATGCTAACATGATCGAGATCCCGGTGAAGATTGAGACCCCTgatcatcattattatcat CTTGCTTTCTTCACGACTAGAGAAGTGAATGCTTCGGAAGAGTTAACCTGG GATTATGGCATTGATTTTGATGATACTGATCAACCTGTGGAGTTATTCCATTGCCGATGTGGCAGCAAGTTCTGCAGGAACATGAAACGTTCAAGTAGTAAGCTTATTCTAAATCTTTATGAG GATCTAATTCAGCAGCAAGATGATTGGGAGCGATGA
- the LOC133692151 gene encoding probable inactive histone-lysine N-methyltransferase SUVR2 isoform X3 codes for MAPNPRVVNAFRAMRAIGITEKQVKPVLKKMLKLYDKNWELIEEENYRALADAIFEEEEAKVPEEKDEAAEGTLEEETLVSSEPELPLKRLRRGQEGQVSGSPSDIEAGLGGSPFKKSKVEGKGLAGETSEQQSSDMRISQPKPIAIWCPNRNTSSQTVSPRRLAVLEHSKQRSNEGKDPLLSEAAAQQKRPNLKGSSQAVHLKDPIVQQGIVLSPKQKMLLIKPKDEPFTDDVPFDNAPQPIAIIRPDCASKEQYFNQRVSSLKQHRQERPASQVLAGEGREENLPVPSSLTRDSCELATIPEEAQANLEIATSALGEVKISLSCNSLLGRPNFHMPSQDELLKSMQEKCLRSYKIIDPNFSVMQILKDMCECFLDLATDSSHESQERILNVTPALDLLKKSAGVGAIKQNDRIQAYFANRSVDACCFDGMAALQIPRPLQLSNGLEVMHSSEEVIVNGCSGSGKEKEFEDAEYGSLIVVPQHQLTADEFRFLNYHSDITKGEEMVEIPWSNEVNSEFPPVFNYIPRNLIFQNAYVNFSLSQIRAENCCSACIGNCLSSSTPCVCSSDSEHRFAYTLEGLVKEDFLEDCISLTRNPQRQFLFYCRDCPLERSKNDEMLEPCKGHLKRKYIKECWSKCGCHKQCGNRVVQRGIMCKLQVFFTPEGKGWGLRTLELLPKGTFVCEYVGEILTNKEFYERKMQRATSNKTEKHAYPAVLDADWCLKGVVNDEEALCLDATFYGNVARFINHRCLDANMIEIPVKIETPDHHYYHLAFFTTREVNASEELTWDYGIDFDDTDQPVELFHCRCGSKFCRNMKRSSRSNSAAR; via the exons ATGGCTCCTAATCCGAGAGTGGTGAACGCGTTCAGGGCGATGAGAGCGATTGGAATAACAGAGAAGCAGGTTAAGCCTGTATTGAAGAAGATGCTGAAGCTCTATGACAAAAATTGGGAGCTTATAGAGGAGGAAAATTATAGAGCTCTTGCGGATGCTATCTTTGAAGAGGAGGAGGCTAAG GTTCCGGAAGAGAAGGATGAGGCTGCT GAGGGGACTTTGGAGGAAGAAACTTTGGTATCTAGTGAACCTGAGTTGCCATTAAAGCGGCTGCGAAGAGGGCAAGAGGGGCAAGTTTCCGGATCTCCTAGTGACATTGAGGCTGGATTGGGTGGAAGCCCTTTTAAGAAGAGTAAAGTTGAGGGGAAGGGACTGGCTGGTGAAACATCGGAGCAGCAGTCATCGGACATGAGAATTTCACAACCGAAGCCAATTGCAATTTGGTGTCCTAATAGAAACACAAGTTCACAAACTGTTTCTCCTCGTCGTTTGGCAGTGCTGGAACACTCTAAGCAGCGTTCCAATGAGGGAAAAGATCCTTTATTATCCGAGGCTGCTGCACAACAGAAAAGACCTAATTTAAAAGGATCGTCACAAGCAGTTCACCTTAAAGACCCCATAGTTCAGCAAGGCATTGTTCTTTCACCCAAACAAAAAATGCTTCTTATCAAGCCTAAAGATGAGCCATTTACTGATGACGTGCCTTTTGATAACGCACCACAACCTATCGCAATAATCCGACCAG ATTGTGCAAGTAAAGAACAATATTTTAATCAGAGAGTTTCTTCACTCAAACAGCATCGACAAGAACGTCCAGCATCCCAAGTTTTAGCTGGTGAAGGTAGGGAAGAGAACCTTCCAGTCCCATCAAGTCTGACAAGAGACAGCTGTGAACTTGCAACCATTCCAGAGGAAGCTCAGGCTAACTTAGAGATCGCCACCTCAGCATTGGGAGAGGTGAAGATTTCTCTGAGCTGCAACTCTTTGCTTGGAAGACCAAATTTTCATATGCCTAGTCAAGATGAACTTCTGAAATCAATGCAGGAGAAATGTCTCCGATCTTACAAAATCATCGATCCAAACTTTTCTGTCATGCAAATACTGAAAGATATGTGTGAATGCTTCTTGGACTTGGCAACTGATTCCTCTCATGAATCGCAGGAAAGGATATTGAATGTAACTCCAGCTCTTGATCTATTGAAGAAATCTGCTGGTGTTGGTGCCATTAAACAAAATGACCGTATACAAGCCTATTTTGCAAACAGATCAGTTGATGCCTGTTGCTTTGATGGGATGGCCGCTCTTCAAATTCCAAGACCACTACAACTTTCGaatggcttggaggtcatgcaTTCAAGTGAAGAGGTTATTGTGAATGGGTGTTCTGGAAGTGGCAAAGAAAAGGAATTTGAAGATGCTGAGTATGGTAGTTTGATTGTGGTTCCACAGCATCAATTAACTGCTGATGAGTTTAGGTTCCTTAATTACCATTCTGACATTACCAAGGGAGAAGAAATGGTTGAGATTCCATGGTCGAATGAAGTAAACAGCGAGTTTCCCCCAGTTTTTAACTACATACCccgaaatttgatttttcaaaatgcttATGTCAACTTCTCTCTCTCACAAATTAGGGCTGAAAATTGTTGCTCGGCTTGTATTGGTAATTGTTTGTCGTCATCTACGCCTTGTGTTTGCTCCAGCGACAGTGAGCATCGTTTTGCATATACTTTAGAAGGCCTTGTCAAAGAGGATTTCTTAGAAGATTGTATCTCTCTAACTCGGAATCCTCAaagacaatttcttttttactgtAGAGATTGCCCACTGGAAAGATCAAAAAATGATGAGATGTTGGAACCATGCAAGGGTCATTTGAAgaggaaatatattaaagaatgTTGGAGCAAATGTGGCTGCCACAAACAGTGTGGAAATAGAGTCGTGCAGCGAGGTATAATGTGCAAGTTGCAG GTTTTCTTTACTCCTGAAGGAAAGGGGTGGGGTCTCAGAACTCTAGAATTGCTACCAAAAGGTACATTTGTATGTGAGTATGTAGGGGAGATCCTAACCAACAAGGAGTTCTACGAGAGGAAGATGCAAAGGGCAACTAGCAACAAAACTGAAAAGCATGCCTATCCAGCTGTACTTGATGCAGATTGGTGCTTGAAAGGAGttgtaaatgatgaagaagctCTGTGCTTGGATGCGACATTTTATGGAAATGTTGCTAGGTTTATCAACCACAG aTGTCTTGATGCTAACATGATCGAGATCCCGGTGAAGATTGAGACCCCTgatcatcattattatcat CTTGCTTTCTTCACGACTAGAGAAGTGAATGCTTCGGAAGAGTTAACCTGG GATTATGGCATTGATTTTGATGATACTGATCAACCTGTGGAGTTATTCCATTGCCGATGTGGCAGCAAGTTCTGCAGGAACATGAAACGTTCAAGTA GATCTAATTCAGCAGCAAGATGA
- the LOC133692151 gene encoding probable inactive histone-lysine N-methyltransferase SUVR2 isoform X4 produces the protein MAPNPRVVNAFRAMRAIGITEKQVKPVLKKMLKLYDKNWELIEEENYRALADAIFEEEEAKVPEEKDEAAEGTLEEETLVSSEPELPLKRLRRGQEGQVSGSPSDIEAGLGGSPFKKSKVEGKGLAGETSEQQSSDMRISQPKPIAIWCPNRNTSSQTVSPRRLAVLEHSKQRSNEGKDPLLSEAAAQQKRPNLKGSSQAVHLKDPIVQQGIVLSPKQKMLLIKPKDEPFTDDVPFDNAPQPIAIIRPDCASKEQYFNQRVSSLKQHRQERPASQVLAGEGREENLPVPSSLTRDSCELATIPEEAQANLEIATSALGEVKISLSCNSLLGRPNFHMPSQDELLKSMQEKCLRSYKIIDPNFSVMQILKDMCECFLDLATDSSHESQERILNVTPALDLLKKSAGVGAIKQNDRIQAYFANRSVDACCFDGMAALQIPRPLQLSNGLEVMHSSEEVIVNGCSGSGKEKEFEDAEYGSLIVVPQHQLTADEFRFLNYHSDITKGEEMVEIPWSNEVNSEFPPVFNYIPRNLIFQNAYVNFSLSQIRAENCCSACIGNCLSSSTPCVCSSDSEHRFAYTLEGLVKEDFLEDCISLTRNPQRQFLFYCRDCPLERSKNDEMLEPCKGHLKRKYIKECWSKCGCHKQCGNRVVQRGIMCKLQVFFTPEGKGWGLRTLELLPKGTFVCEYVGEILTNKEFYERKMQRATSNKTEKHAYPAVLDADWCLKGVVNDEEALCLDATFYGNVARFINHRCLDANMIEIPVKIETPDHHYYHLAFFTTREVNASEELTWDYGIDFDDTDQPVELFHCRCGSKFCRNMKRSRSNSAAR, from the exons ATGGCTCCTAATCCGAGAGTGGTGAACGCGTTCAGGGCGATGAGAGCGATTGGAATAACAGAGAAGCAGGTTAAGCCTGTATTGAAGAAGATGCTGAAGCTCTATGACAAAAATTGGGAGCTTATAGAGGAGGAAAATTATAGAGCTCTTGCGGATGCTATCTTTGAAGAGGAGGAGGCTAAG GTTCCGGAAGAGAAGGATGAGGCTGCT GAGGGGACTTTGGAGGAAGAAACTTTGGTATCTAGTGAACCTGAGTTGCCATTAAAGCGGCTGCGAAGAGGGCAAGAGGGGCAAGTTTCCGGATCTCCTAGTGACATTGAGGCTGGATTGGGTGGAAGCCCTTTTAAGAAGAGTAAAGTTGAGGGGAAGGGACTGGCTGGTGAAACATCGGAGCAGCAGTCATCGGACATGAGAATTTCACAACCGAAGCCAATTGCAATTTGGTGTCCTAATAGAAACACAAGTTCACAAACTGTTTCTCCTCGTCGTTTGGCAGTGCTGGAACACTCTAAGCAGCGTTCCAATGAGGGAAAAGATCCTTTATTATCCGAGGCTGCTGCACAACAGAAAAGACCTAATTTAAAAGGATCGTCACAAGCAGTTCACCTTAAAGACCCCATAGTTCAGCAAGGCATTGTTCTTTCACCCAAACAAAAAATGCTTCTTATCAAGCCTAAAGATGAGCCATTTACTGATGACGTGCCTTTTGATAACGCACCACAACCTATCGCAATAATCCGACCAG ATTGTGCAAGTAAAGAACAATATTTTAATCAGAGAGTTTCTTCACTCAAACAGCATCGACAAGAACGTCCAGCATCCCAAGTTTTAGCTGGTGAAGGTAGGGAAGAGAACCTTCCAGTCCCATCAAGTCTGACAAGAGACAGCTGTGAACTTGCAACCATTCCAGAGGAAGCTCAGGCTAACTTAGAGATCGCCACCTCAGCATTGGGAGAGGTGAAGATTTCTCTGAGCTGCAACTCTTTGCTTGGAAGACCAAATTTTCATATGCCTAGTCAAGATGAACTTCTGAAATCAATGCAGGAGAAATGTCTCCGATCTTACAAAATCATCGATCCAAACTTTTCTGTCATGCAAATACTGAAAGATATGTGTGAATGCTTCTTGGACTTGGCAACTGATTCCTCTCATGAATCGCAGGAAAGGATATTGAATGTAACTCCAGCTCTTGATCTATTGAAGAAATCTGCTGGTGTTGGTGCCATTAAACAAAATGACCGTATACAAGCCTATTTTGCAAACAGATCAGTTGATGCCTGTTGCTTTGATGGGATGGCCGCTCTTCAAATTCCAAGACCACTACAACTTTCGaatggcttggaggtcatgcaTTCAAGTGAAGAGGTTATTGTGAATGGGTGTTCTGGAAGTGGCAAAGAAAAGGAATTTGAAGATGCTGAGTATGGTAGTTTGATTGTGGTTCCACAGCATCAATTAACTGCTGATGAGTTTAGGTTCCTTAATTACCATTCTGACATTACCAAGGGAGAAGAAATGGTTGAGATTCCATGGTCGAATGAAGTAAACAGCGAGTTTCCCCCAGTTTTTAACTACATACCccgaaatttgatttttcaaaatgcttATGTCAACTTCTCTCTCTCACAAATTAGGGCTGAAAATTGTTGCTCGGCTTGTATTGGTAATTGTTTGTCGTCATCTACGCCTTGTGTTTGCTCCAGCGACAGTGAGCATCGTTTTGCATATACTTTAGAAGGCCTTGTCAAAGAGGATTTCTTAGAAGATTGTATCTCTCTAACTCGGAATCCTCAaagacaatttcttttttactgtAGAGATTGCCCACTGGAAAGATCAAAAAATGATGAGATGTTGGAACCATGCAAGGGTCATTTGAAgaggaaatatattaaagaatgTTGGAGCAAATGTGGCTGCCACAAACAGTGTGGAAATAGAGTCGTGCAGCGAGGTATAATGTGCAAGTTGCAG GTTTTCTTTACTCCTGAAGGAAAGGGGTGGGGTCTCAGAACTCTAGAATTGCTACCAAAAGGTACATTTGTATGTGAGTATGTAGGGGAGATCCTAACCAACAAGGAGTTCTACGAGAGGAAGATGCAAAGGGCAACTAGCAACAAAACTGAAAAGCATGCCTATCCAGCTGTACTTGATGCAGATTGGTGCTTGAAAGGAGttgtaaatgatgaagaagctCTGTGCTTGGATGCGACATTTTATGGAAATGTTGCTAGGTTTATCAACCACAG aTGTCTTGATGCTAACATGATCGAGATCCCGGTGAAGATTGAGACCCCTgatcatcattattatcat CTTGCTTTCTTCACGACTAGAGAAGTGAATGCTTCGGAAGAGTTAACCTGG GATTATGGCATTGATTTTGATGATACTGATCAACCTGTGGAGTTATTCCATTGCCGATGTGGCAGCAAGTTCTGCAGGAACATGAAACGTTCAA GATCTAATTCAGCAGCAAGATGA
- the LOC133692151 gene encoding probable inactive histone-lysine N-methyltransferase SUVR2 isoform X2, whose product MAPNPRVVNAFRAMRAIGITEKQVKPVLKKMLKLYDKNWELIEEENYRALADAIFEEEEAKEGTLEEETLVSSEPELPLKRLRRGQEGQVSGSPSDIEAGLGGSPFKKSKVEGKGLAGETSEQQSSDMRISQPKPIAIWCPNRNTSSQTVSPRRLAVLEHSKQRSNEGKDPLLSEAAAQQKRPNLKGSSQAVHLKDPIVQQGIVLSPKQKMLLIKPKDEPFTDDVPFDNAPQPIAIIRPDCASKEQYFNQRVSSLKQHRQERPASQVLAGEGREENLPVPSSLTRDSCELATIPEEAQANLEIATSALGEVKISLSCNSLLGRPNFHMPSQDELLKSMQEKCLRSYKIIDPNFSVMQILKDMCECFLDLATDSSHESQERILNVTPALDLLKKSAGVGAIKQNDRIQAYFANRSVDACCFDGMAALQIPRPLQLSNGLEVMHSSEEVIVNGCSGSGKEKEFEDAEYGSLIVVPQHQLTADEFRFLNYHSDITKGEEMVEIPWSNEVNSEFPPVFNYIPRNLIFQNAYVNFSLSQIRAENCCSACIGNCLSSSTPCVCSSDSEHRFAYTLEGLVKEDFLEDCISLTRNPQRQFLFYCRDCPLERSKNDEMLEPCKGHLKRKYIKECWSKCGCHKQCGNRVVQRGIMCKLQVFFTPEGKGWGLRTLELLPKGTFVCEYVGEILTNKEFYERKMQRATSNKTEKHAYPAVLDADWCLKGVVNDEEALCLDATFYGNVARFINHRCLDANMIEIPVKIETPDHHYYHLAFFTTREVNASEELTWDYGIDFDDTDQPVELFHCRCGSKFCRNMKRSSSKLILNLYEDLIQQQDDWER is encoded by the exons ATGGCTCCTAATCCGAGAGTGGTGAACGCGTTCAGGGCGATGAGAGCGATTGGAATAACAGAGAAGCAGGTTAAGCCTGTATTGAAGAAGATGCTGAAGCTCTATGACAAAAATTGGGAGCTTATAGAGGAGGAAAATTATAGAGCTCTTGCGGATGCTATCTTTGAAGAGGAGGAGGCTAAG GAGGGGACTTTGGAGGAAGAAACTTTGGTATCTAGTGAACCTGAGTTGCCATTAAAGCGGCTGCGAAGAGGGCAAGAGGGGCAAGTTTCCGGATCTCCTAGTGACATTGAGGCTGGATTGGGTGGAAGCCCTTTTAAGAAGAGTAAAGTTGAGGGGAAGGGACTGGCTGGTGAAACATCGGAGCAGCAGTCATCGGACATGAGAATTTCACAACCGAAGCCAATTGCAATTTGGTGTCCTAATAGAAACACAAGTTCACAAACTGTTTCTCCTCGTCGTTTGGCAGTGCTGGAACACTCTAAGCAGCGTTCCAATGAGGGAAAAGATCCTTTATTATCCGAGGCTGCTGCACAACAGAAAAGACCTAATTTAAAAGGATCGTCACAAGCAGTTCACCTTAAAGACCCCATAGTTCAGCAAGGCATTGTTCTTTCACCCAAACAAAAAATGCTTCTTATCAAGCCTAAAGATGAGCCATTTACTGATGACGTGCCTTTTGATAACGCACCACAACCTATCGCAATAATCCGACCAG ATTGTGCAAGTAAAGAACAATATTTTAATCAGAGAGTTTCTTCACTCAAACAGCATCGACAAGAACGTCCAGCATCCCAAGTTTTAGCTGGTGAAGGTAGGGAAGAGAACCTTCCAGTCCCATCAAGTCTGACAAGAGACAGCTGTGAACTTGCAACCATTCCAGAGGAAGCTCAGGCTAACTTAGAGATCGCCACCTCAGCATTGGGAGAGGTGAAGATTTCTCTGAGCTGCAACTCTTTGCTTGGAAGACCAAATTTTCATATGCCTAGTCAAGATGAACTTCTGAAATCAATGCAGGAGAAATGTCTCCGATCTTACAAAATCATCGATCCAAACTTTTCTGTCATGCAAATACTGAAAGATATGTGTGAATGCTTCTTGGACTTGGCAACTGATTCCTCTCATGAATCGCAGGAAAGGATATTGAATGTAACTCCAGCTCTTGATCTATTGAAGAAATCTGCTGGTGTTGGTGCCATTAAACAAAATGACCGTATACAAGCCTATTTTGCAAACAGATCAGTTGATGCCTGTTGCTTTGATGGGATGGCCGCTCTTCAAATTCCAAGACCACTACAACTTTCGaatggcttggaggtcatgcaTTCAAGTGAAGAGGTTATTGTGAATGGGTGTTCTGGAAGTGGCAAAGAAAAGGAATTTGAAGATGCTGAGTATGGTAGTTTGATTGTGGTTCCACAGCATCAATTAACTGCTGATGAGTTTAGGTTCCTTAATTACCATTCTGACATTACCAAGGGAGAAGAAATGGTTGAGATTCCATGGTCGAATGAAGTAAACAGCGAGTTTCCCCCAGTTTTTAACTACATACCccgaaatttgatttttcaaaatgcttATGTCAACTTCTCTCTCTCACAAATTAGGGCTGAAAATTGTTGCTCGGCTTGTATTGGTAATTGTTTGTCGTCATCTACGCCTTGTGTTTGCTCCAGCGACAGTGAGCATCGTTTTGCATATACTTTAGAAGGCCTTGTCAAAGAGGATTTCTTAGAAGATTGTATCTCTCTAACTCGGAATCCTCAaagacaatttcttttttactgtAGAGATTGCCCACTGGAAAGATCAAAAAATGATGAGATGTTGGAACCATGCAAGGGTCATTTGAAgaggaaatatattaaagaatgTTGGAGCAAATGTGGCTGCCACAAACAGTGTGGAAATAGAGTCGTGCAGCGAGGTATAATGTGCAAGTTGCAG GTTTTCTTTACTCCTGAAGGAAAGGGGTGGGGTCTCAGAACTCTAGAATTGCTACCAAAAGGTACATTTGTATGTGAGTATGTAGGGGAGATCCTAACCAACAAGGAGTTCTACGAGAGGAAGATGCAAAGGGCAACTAGCAACAAAACTGAAAAGCATGCCTATCCAGCTGTACTTGATGCAGATTGGTGCTTGAAAGGAGttgtaaatgatgaagaagctCTGTGCTTGGATGCGACATTTTATGGAAATGTTGCTAGGTTTATCAACCACAG aTGTCTTGATGCTAACATGATCGAGATCCCGGTGAAGATTGAGACCCCTgatcatcattattatcat CTTGCTTTCTTCACGACTAGAGAAGTGAATGCTTCGGAAGAGTTAACCTGG GATTATGGCATTGATTTTGATGATACTGATCAACCTGTGGAGTTATTCCATTGCCGATGTGGCAGCAAGTTCTGCAGGAACATGAAACGTTCAAGTAGTAAGCTTATTCTAAATCTTTATGAG GATCTAATTCAGCAGCAAGATGATTGGGAGCGATGA